The following proteins are co-located in the Cydia fagiglandana chromosome 2, ilCydFagi1.1, whole genome shotgun sequence genome:
- the LOC134679714 gene encoding uncharacterized protein LOC134679714, whose protein sequence is MDTLNTILETQKTLEASFNKRFQELDDKLKTASPQTHPTISSLNKEVSTFKEQMSAMLELLRQQILSIHRTVDAIEMRHRRKNLLLSGVPEVAGEDVAATVTAICQNDLHLPEVTRSSISVCHRLGSGTNGRPRAVLVRFTSLLTRNAVWMKKTALKGSPVVISEFLTKQRQTVFMDARKHFGMRRVWTRDGTIHIKLASGKKERLSSAEELQALIEKHPSNLQHAAPAVEVPAPAGPEASAPAVQPGAASTAATLEKRAKRGC, encoded by the coding sequence ATGGACACATTAAACACCATCCTGGAGACACAGAAGACCCTTGAGGCGTCGTTCAATAAGCGGTTCCAGGAGCTGGATGACAAATTGAAAACTGCATCGCCTCAAACTCATCCCACGATAAGCAGCCTTAACAAAGAGGTAAGCACCTTCAAGGAGCAAATGTCTGCCATGCTGGAGCTCCTTCGGCAACAGATCCTCAGCATTCACCGGACTGTTGATGCCATTGAGATGCGACACCGCCGTAAGAACTTGCTGCTTAGTGGGGTACCAGAGGTTGCAGGCGAAGATGTTGCAGCGACAGTCACTGCTATCTGCCAAAATGATCTTCACCTGCCCGAGGTGACCCGTTCTTCCATCTCGGTTTGTCACAGGCTAGGATCTGGGACAAACGGCAGACCCAGAGCCGTCCTGGTCCGCTTCACTAGTCTCCTGACTCGGAATGCAGTTTGGATGAAGAAAACAGCCCTCAAAGGATCTCCGGTTGTCATATCCGAGTTTCTCACAAAGCAGCGACAAACTGTATTTATGGACGCTCGCAAGCACTTCGGGATGCGACGTGTGTGGACCAGAGATGGCACCATCCATATTAAGCTGGCCAGCGGAAAGAAGGAGCGCCTGTCTTCGGCTGAGGAGCTTCAAGCGCTGATTGAAAAGCACCCTAGCAACCTGCAGCATGCAGCCCCCGCTGTCGAAGTGCCTGCACCTGCGGGACCTGAAGCCTCCGCGCCGGCGGTGCAGCCCGGCGCAGCCTCTACGGCCGCTACATTGGAGAAACGGGCCAAGCGTGGCTGCTAA